The following are encoded together in the Mesoterricola sediminis genome:
- a CDS encoding glycosyltransferase family 2 protein gives MKLTVAMIARDEAAHLGHCLASIQDLADEIVLVDTGSVDGTPAIAAAHGARVGTFAWVQDFAAARNASLDLATGDWVLVLDADEAVDAADHGRIRAALAAPGAEAYRVLIRNYLPGGAFTMMDTEAKANPGGYREGAAHARCADTRGVRLFRRRPWARFTSRVHEMVDPAFLARGIQPRDLDAVIHHYGFTLADRVRAKKPVYLELARRDAEDRPGDAQAQFHLLIQAATAEAWELAVQAADRFLALTPGAAPGTVLLTRAVALQRLGRHAEAEAAFRTHLARHPDSAPGVAGRAVSLERLGRGAEARALLEACVQAHPAFATPWLDLADLHARAGDPVAARAVLERALAGAPGDPDLRARLVRLGLETGDPNQAVLDAWEALRACPRGGEGTWHLLVGVQLLRQGARAEARQILEQGLAAFPGHPDLLRVKEMA, from the coding sequence ATGAAGCTCACCGTCGCCATGATCGCCCGGGACGAGGCGGCCCACCTGGGCCACTGCCTCGCCTCCATCCAGGACCTGGCCGACGAGATCGTCCTGGTCGACACCGGATCCGTCGACGGGACGCCGGCCATCGCCGCCGCCCACGGCGCCCGGGTGGGGACCTTCGCCTGGGTCCAGGATTTCGCCGCCGCCCGGAACGCCAGCCTCGACCTGGCCACCGGCGACTGGGTGCTGGTCCTGGACGCCGACGAGGCCGTGGACGCGGCCGACCACGGCCGGATCCGGGCGGCCCTGGCCGCCCCCGGGGCCGAGGCCTACCGGGTGCTCATCCGCAACTACCTGCCCGGCGGCGCCTTCACCATGATGGACACGGAGGCGAAGGCCAACCCCGGCGGCTACCGGGAGGGGGCGGCCCACGCCCGCTGCGCCGACACGCGGGGGGTCCGCCTCTTCCGGCGCCGGCCCTGGGCCCGCTTCACGAGCCGGGTGCACGAGATGGTGGACCCGGCCTTCCTGGCCCGGGGGATCCAGCCCCGGGACCTGGACGCGGTCATCCACCACTACGGCTTCACCCTGGCCGACCGGGTGCGGGCCAAGAAACCCGTCTACCTCGAGCTGGCCCGCCGGGACGCCGAGGACCGGCCCGGCGACGCCCAGGCCCAGTTCCACCTGCTCATCCAGGCCGCCACCGCGGAGGCCTGGGAGCTGGCCGTCCAGGCGGCAGATCGTTTCCTCGCCCTCACCCCCGGGGCGGCCCCGGGCACGGTCCTGCTCACCCGGGCGGTGGCTCTCCAGCGCCTGGGGCGCCACGCCGAGGCGGAGGCCGCCTTCCGGACCCACCTCGCCCGGCATCCGGACAGCGCCCCCGGGGTGGCCGGGCGGGCGGTCTCCCTGGAGCGGCTGGGCCGGGGCGCGGAGGCCCGGGCGCTGCTCGAGGCCTGCGTCCAGGCCCATCCCGCCTTCGCGACCCCCTGGCTGGACCTCGCGGACCTGCACGCAAGAGCCGGCGATCCAGTTGCCGCCCGGGCGGTCCTGGAGCGGGCCCTGGCGGGCGCCCCCGGGGACCCGGACCTGCGCGCGCGGCTGGTGCGCCTGGGCCTGGAGACCGGCGATCCGAACCAGGCGGTCCTGGACGCCTGGGAGGCCCTGCGGGCCTGCCCCCGGGGCGGCGAGGGGACCTGGCACCTCCTGGTGGGGGTGCAGCTGCTGCGGCAGGGGGCCCGGGCCGAGGCCCGGCAGATCCTGGAGCAGGGCCTGGCGGCCTTTCCCGGCCACCCCGACCTGCTGCGCGTGAAGGAGATGGCCTGA
- a CDS encoding UDP-glucose dehydrogenase family protein gives MKVAVFGCGYVGLVTGACLSALGHQVECVDVDPRKVETINRGETPIFEPGLEAMLKENLAAGRFRATLDAQGALEGARLSMIAVGTPDRDGHIDLSFVEGVARTIGAHLRTAPDDHTVVVKSTVVPGTTLGLVARTLEAASGRVAGEDFGVAMNPEFLREGFAVQDFMEPDRIVLGHLGVQAGQALEALYAGFACPKLHVNPTEAEFIKYASNALLATCISFANELYTLCEATPGADGRKVLEILHMDRRLTPVHQGEAVRPGLLSYLFGGVGYGGSCLPKDLNAITAMARERGLPAPLLDQVVAVNRRRPAAIVDRLARELGGLQGRTVALLGLAFKPGTDDWRHSPSQPLVDALLAQGATVRAWDPLVDAGAVAAWGGRVALHRTSAVLAGAHAAVLATAWPELTAWPWADLVGTMATPVVLDGRNALEHVAWPGSVRYVPVGRGPALASREHHVHG, from the coding sequence ATGAAGGTCGCTGTCTTTGGCTGTGGCTACGTCGGGCTCGTCACCGGGGCCTGCCTGTCGGCGCTCGGCCACCAGGTCGAATGCGTGGACGTGGACCCCCGCAAGGTCGAAACCATCAACCGGGGCGAGACGCCCATCTTCGAGCCGGGCCTGGAGGCGATGCTGAAGGAAAACCTGGCGGCGGGGCGGTTCCGGGCGACCCTGGACGCCCAGGGGGCCCTGGAGGGCGCCCGCCTGTCCATGATCGCGGTGGGGACGCCCGACCGGGATGGCCACATCGATCTGTCCTTCGTCGAAGGGGTCGCCCGCACCATCGGCGCCCACCTGCGGACGGCGCCGGACGACCACACCGTGGTGGTCAAGAGCACCGTGGTGCCGGGCACGACCCTGGGGCTCGTGGCCAGGACCCTGGAAGCGGCGTCGGGGCGCGTCGCCGGCGAGGACTTCGGTGTCGCCATGAACCCCGAGTTCCTCCGGGAGGGCTTCGCCGTCCAGGACTTCATGGAGCCGGACCGCATCGTCCTGGGCCACCTGGGGGTCCAGGCTGGCCAGGCGCTGGAGGCGCTCTACGCCGGTTTCGCCTGTCCCAAGCTCCATGTGAATCCCACGGAAGCCGAGTTCATCAAGTACGCCTCCAATGCCCTGCTGGCCACCTGCATTTCCTTCGCCAACGAGCTCTACACCCTCTGCGAGGCGACCCCGGGGGCCGATGGTCGGAAGGTTCTGGAAATCCTGCACATGGATCGCCGCCTCACGCCTGTCCACCAGGGTGAGGCCGTGCGCCCGGGCCTCCTCTCCTACCTGTTCGGCGGCGTCGGCTACGGCGGCAGTTGCCTGCCCAAGGACCTCAACGCCATCACCGCCATGGCCCGGGAGCGGGGCCTGCCCGCGCCCCTGCTGGACCAGGTGGTGGCCGTGAACCGCCGGCGCCCGGCGGCCATTGTGGACCGCCTGGCCCGGGAGCTGGGCGGCCTGCAGGGACGGACCGTCGCCTTGCTGGGCCTGGCCTTCAAGCCGGGGACCGACGACTGGCGGCATTCGCCCTCCCAGCCCCTGGTCGACGCCCTGCTCGCCCAGGGGGCCACGGTGCGCGCCTGGGATCCCCTCGTAGACGCCGGCGCCGTCGCCGCCTGGGGCGGCCGGGTCGCCCTTCACCGGACGTCCGCCGTCCTGGCCGGGGCGCATGCGGCCGTCCTAGCGACGGCCTGGCCGGAACTGACCGCGTGGCCGTGGGCCGACCTGGTCGGGACCATGGCGACCCCGGTGGTTCTGGATGGCCGCAACGCCCTGGAGCATGTGGCTTGGCCGGGCAGTGTCCGATACGTACCCGTGGGCCGGGGACCGGCCCTCGCATCCCGGGAGCACCATGTCCACGGCTGA
- a CDS encoding purine-nucleoside phosphorylase, giving the protein MNVQAALEVLGGRAPFVPEIALVLGSGLGALAGCPEAKDGVSIPFTDLGFPVQTVQGHQGKLIYCELEGRKVVLQAGRFHFYEGNPMELVTAPMRIHGRMGVKAVVHTNAAGAVNAGFGVGQLMVITDHINLMGTNPLIGPNQEPGPRFPDMTAAYDKALTAQILGAASRLGQKVQQGVYLAVTGPSFETPAEIRAFRALGADAVGMSTVPEVIVARHEGMRAAGISCLCNMAAGMLDQPLTHQEVLEAGAAAAADFEKLVRAFLKNLAL; this is encoded by the coding sequence ATGAACGTCCAAGCTGCCCTGGAGGTCCTGGGAGGCCGTGCCCCCTTCGTGCCCGAAATCGCCCTTGTCCTCGGTTCCGGCCTCGGCGCCCTGGCCGGGTGCCCCGAAGCGAAGGACGGCGTCTCCATCCCCTTCACGGACCTGGGCTTCCCGGTCCAGACGGTGCAGGGACACCAGGGCAAGCTGATCTACTGCGAACTGGAGGGCCGCAAGGTCGTGCTCCAGGCCGGCCGGTTCCACTTCTACGAAGGCAACCCCATGGAGCTGGTGACCGCGCCGATGCGGATCCACGGGCGCATGGGCGTCAAGGCGGTGGTGCACACCAACGCCGCCGGGGCCGTGAACGCCGGGTTCGGCGTGGGCCAGCTGATGGTCATCACCGACCACATCAACCTGATGGGCACCAACCCCCTCATCGGCCCCAACCAGGAGCCCGGTCCCCGCTTCCCCGACATGACCGCGGCCTATGACAAGGCCCTCACCGCCCAGATCCTGGGCGCGGCCTCCCGCCTGGGCCAGAAGGTGCAGCAGGGCGTCTACCTCGCCGTCACCGGCCCCAGCTTCGAGACGCCCGCCGAGATCCGGGCCTTCCGCGCCCTGGGCGCCGACGCCGTGGGCATGAGCACGGTCCCCGAGGTCATCGTGGCCCGCCACGAGGGCATGCGGGCCGCCGGTATCTCCTGCCTCTGCAACATGGCCGCCGGGATGCTCGACCAGCCCCTGACCCACCAGGAGGTCCTGGAGGCCGGGGCCGCCGCCGCCGCCGACTTCGAGAAGCTGGTCCGCGCCTTCCTGAAGAACCTGGCCCTGTAG
- the moaC gene encoding cyclic pyranopterin monophosphate synthase MoaC: MTLTHLDPEGRPRMVDVSAKAPTRRRAVAAGYLALCPECAEALATGGGPKGDPWSTARIAAVLGAKRTGDLIPLAHPLPLEAVTVEHRFDPALRRAWLRAEVSLEGRTGVEMEALTAVSVGLLALYDMLKAVSHRMEVGPVRLLLKEGGRRGRIQEAWEDCPWQE, encoded by the coding sequence ATGACCCTCACCCACCTCGACCCCGAAGGCCGTCCCCGCATGGTGGACGTCTCCGCCAAGGCGCCCACCCGGCGCCGGGCGGTGGCTGCGGGCTACCTGGCCCTTTGCCCGGAATGCGCGGAGGCCCTGGCCACGGGCGGGGGCCCCAAGGGGGACCCCTGGTCCACGGCCCGGATCGCGGCCGTCCTGGGCGCCAAGCGCACCGGGGACCTCATCCCCCTGGCGCACCCCCTGCCCCTGGAGGCGGTGACGGTGGAGCACCGGTTCGACCCGGCGCTCCGCCGGGCCTGGCTCCGGGCGGAGGTGAGCCTGGAAGGGCGCACGGGGGTCGAGATGGAGGCCCTGACGGCGGTCAGCGTGGGCCTGCTGGCCCTCTACGACATGCTCAAGGCGGTCAGCCACCGCATGGAGGTGGGTCCGGTCCGCCTCCTCCTCAAGGAGGGGGGGCGCCGGGGGCGCATCCAGGAGGCCTGGGAGGATTGTCCCTGGCAAGAGTGA
- a CDS encoding HAD family hydrolase: protein MKLVIWDFDGTLADTRPIIEAGMDHALGRLGLPPEVREEWLKYVGLPVEEGIRQTFGPLGLTVEEVLPVYRTFKHSEHEHLITGFDGMTELLAELHRRGVRQAVASSKRSEPLRRQIAALEWTTYFDPVISPDEVSRPKPDPESIHVILAALGAAPEDTVMVGDTPFDLEMAQRAGVKGVAVGHGFYGQRDLHAFSPMAYAPDVAALRDVLLAWSGA from the coding sequence GTGAAGCTTGTCATCTGGGACTTCGACGGGACCCTGGCCGATACCCGGCCCATCATCGAGGCGGGCATGGACCACGCCCTGGGACGCCTGGGCCTGCCGCCGGAGGTGCGGGAGGAATGGCTGAAGTACGTGGGGCTGCCCGTGGAGGAGGGCATCCGCCAGACCTTCGGGCCGCTGGGCCTGACGGTGGAGGAGGTCCTGCCGGTCTACCGGACCTTCAAACATTCGGAACACGAACACTTGATCACCGGCTTCGACGGCATGACCGAGCTCCTGGCCGAACTCCACCGCCGGGGGGTCCGGCAGGCCGTGGCCTCCAGCAAGCGCTCGGAACCCCTCCGCCGCCAGATCGCCGCCCTGGAATGGACCACCTACTTCGATCCCGTCATCTCCCCCGACGAGGTCAGCCGCCCCAAGCCGGACCCCGAGAGCATCCACGTCATCCTGGCCGCCCTCGGCGCGGCCCCGGAGGACACGGTCATGGTGGGCGACACCCCCTTCGACCTGGAGATGGCCCAGCGGGCCGGGGTGAAGGGCGTGGCCGTGGGCCACGGCTTCTACGGCCAGCGGGACCTCCACGCGTTCTCCCCCATGGCCTACGCGCCCGACGTGGCGGCCCTGCGGGATGTCCTCCTGGCCTGGAGCGGCGCATGA
- a CDS encoding NAD-dependent epimerase/dehydratase family protein, whose translation MAKFTSVIREDARWLVEASGLPLARLRGKTLLLTGACGFLGAYVLDLLAHWNDGQDQPCRVIALDNFLVGLPERLQHLAGRRDIRILSHDLTTPFLPDEPIHAIFHAAGVASPTFYRRYPLETIDVNVGGTRQLLELCRTQPVEWMLHLSTSEIYGDPSPDAIPTREDYRGFVSCTGPRACYDESKRLSETLCVLYHQQYGVPIKVGRPFNVYGPGQRIDDRRIVPDLMQAALQGGPLVLLSDGRATRSFCYLRDATWAMLLIALEGQPGEAYNLGNDRQEVSMLQVAETLRQVAGLAEPVQYRASEDRHYLTDNPQRRCPDLAKIRTLGPYDPQVQLEEGLARTFRSYREDQP comes from the coding sequence ATGGCCAAGTTCACATCCGTCATCCGGGAAGACGCCCGCTGGCTCGTGGAGGCTTCGGGCCTGCCCCTGGCCCGCCTGCGCGGAAAGACCCTCCTGCTCACGGGGGCCTGCGGGTTCCTGGGGGCCTACGTCCTCGATCTCCTGGCCCACTGGAACGATGGCCAGGACCAGCCCTGCCGGGTCATCGCCCTGGACAACTTCCTGGTCGGGCTCCCCGAGCGGCTCCAGCACCTGGCGGGCCGCCGGGACATCCGGATCCTGTCCCACGACCTCACCACGCCCTTCCTGCCCGACGAGCCCATCCACGCCATCTTCCACGCCGCGGGGGTGGCGAGCCCCACCTTCTACCGGCGCTACCCCCTCGAGACCATCGACGTGAACGTGGGCGGCACCCGCCAGCTCCTGGAGCTGTGCCGGACCCAGCCGGTGGAGTGGATGCTCCACCTGAGCACCAGCGAGATCTACGGCGACCCCAGCCCCGACGCGATCCCCACCCGGGAGGACTACCGGGGCTTCGTCTCCTGCACCGGCCCCCGGGCCTGCTACGACGAGTCCAAGCGCCTGTCCGAGACCCTCTGCGTCCTCTACCACCAGCAGTACGGCGTGCCCATCAAGGTGGGCCGGCCCTTCAACGTCTACGGTCCCGGGCAGCGCATCGACGACCGGCGCATCGTGCCCGACCTCATGCAGGCGGCCCTCCAGGGCGGCCCCCTGGTGCTCCTCTCGGACGGCCGGGCCACGCGCTCCTTCTGCTACCTGCGGGACGCGACCTGGGCCATGCTCCTCATCGCCCTGGAGGGCCAGCCCGGCGAGGCCTACAACCTGGGCAACGACCGCCAGGAGGTCAGCATGCTTCAGGTGGCCGAGACGCTGCGGCAGGTCGCGGGCCTGGCCGAGCCGGTCCAGTACCGGGCCAGCGAGGATCGCCACTACCTCACCGACAACCCCCAGCGGCGCTGCCCCGATCTCGCGAAGATCCGCACCCTGGGCCCCTATGACCCCCAGGTCCAGCTCGAGGAGGGCCTCGCCCGGACCTTCCGTTCCTACCGGGAGGACCAGCCATGA
- the mutL gene encoding DNA mismatch repair endonuclease MutL yields the protein MAKIRVLPDHVANQIAAGEVVERPASVLKELVENALDAGATRLEVRWEEGGKRLLELADDGCGMARDDLYMALERHATSKVRAAGDLDHLATFGFRGEALPSIASVSRFDMASAEADGAGHRLRCEFGVIKEVLPAARARGTTITVRDLFAQLPARRRFLKATETEHAHLWGVVTRLALATPDVHWVVESDRSGRLVLPRVAEPGERLGPLLGDKLASLVAFRDGQAPWTLRGYVSDPALSFRDRNHLYLFVNGRAVRDRLLLAALAGAWEGFFPKGAYPAAVLFLDVPPEAVDVNVHPTKAEVRFREPQRIFPWVGRALREAWSGLRGGLASVLDLPPKPLEPELDKPLAPVAASHPHLWEPYRPAEGAVRALETAFGPGTSAPMAAEPRPAAPQGPPPPPAAPASFRYLGAFDATYLLAEVAGDGEPELWIVDQHVAHERILYEMLFLRKHAPAIQPLMPPQVVGLGPAAVARLTPFLDEFTAVGLEVEPFGADALVVRGLPDFLADRDPEALLTDLLRRLEEGGRPDLDAFRRDLNAELACRSAIKKHHVLPAELAQCLLEDLMACQVPHTCPHGRPVIKKLTRGDLERSFGRRL from the coding sequence ATGGCAAAGATCCGCGTCCTGCCCGACCACGTGGCCAACCAGATCGCCGCCGGCGAGGTGGTGGAACGGCCCGCGTCCGTCCTCAAGGAGCTGGTGGAGAACGCCCTGGACGCCGGGGCGACCCGCCTGGAGGTGCGCTGGGAGGAGGGGGGCAAGCGCCTGCTGGAACTGGCCGACGATGGCTGCGGCATGGCCCGGGACGACCTCTACATGGCCCTCGAGCGCCACGCCACCAGCAAGGTCCGGGCGGCCGGCGACCTGGACCATCTGGCCACCTTCGGCTTCCGGGGAGAGGCGCTGCCCTCCATCGCCTCCGTGAGCCGCTTCGACATGGCCTCCGCCGAGGCGGACGGCGCCGGGCACCGGCTGCGCTGCGAGTTCGGCGTCATCAAGGAGGTGCTCCCCGCGGCCCGGGCCCGGGGGACCACGATCACGGTCCGGGACCTCTTCGCCCAGCTCCCCGCGCGGCGGCGCTTCCTCAAGGCCACGGAGACCGAGCACGCCCACCTGTGGGGCGTGGTGACCCGCCTGGCCCTGGCGACGCCGGACGTGCACTGGGTGGTGGAATCGGACCGGAGCGGGCGCCTCGTCCTGCCCCGGGTGGCGGAACCCGGCGAGCGGCTCGGCCCCCTCCTGGGCGACAAGCTGGCCAGCCTCGTCGCCTTCCGGGACGGCCAGGCCCCCTGGACCCTCCGGGGCTATGTGTCCGACCCGGCCCTCAGCTTCCGGGACCGCAACCACCTCTACCTCTTCGTGAACGGCCGGGCGGTCCGGGACCGCCTCCTCCTCGCCGCCCTGGCCGGAGCCTGGGAGGGCTTCTTCCCCAAGGGCGCCTATCCCGCGGCCGTCCTCTTCCTGGACGTCCCGCCCGAGGCCGTGGATGTGAACGTGCACCCCACCAAGGCCGAGGTGCGGTTCCGGGAGCCCCAGCGCATCTTCCCCTGGGTGGGCCGGGCCCTGCGGGAGGCCTGGTCCGGCCTGCGGGGCGGCCTGGCCTCCGTCCTGGACCTGCCCCCCAAGCCCCTGGAGCCCGAGCTGGACAAGCCCCTGGCCCCCGTCGCGGCCAGCCATCCCCACCTGTGGGAGCCGTACCGTCCGGCCGAAGGCGCCGTCCGCGCCCTGGAAACGGCCTTCGGGCCCGGGACGTCCGCGCCGATGGCCGCCGAGCCGCGGCCCGCGGCGCCGCAGGGCCCCCCGCCTCCACCGGCCGCGCCTGCTTCCTTCCGCTACCTGGGCGCCTTCGACGCCACCTACCTCCTGGCGGAGGTGGCGGGGGACGGCGAGCCGGAGTTGTGGATCGTGGACCAGCACGTGGCCCACGAGCGGATCCTCTATGAAATGCTCTTCCTCCGGAAGCACGCCCCGGCCATCCAGCCCCTCATGCCTCCGCAGGTGGTGGGCCTGGGCCCGGCGGCTGTCGCCCGCCTCACCCCCTTCCTGGACGAGTTCACGGCCGTGGGCCTGGAGGTCGAGCCCTTCGGGGCGGACGCCCTCGTGGTCCGGGGCCTGCCCGATTTCCTGGCGGACCGGGACCCGGAGGCCCTGCTCACGGACCTCCTCCGGCGCCTGGAAGAGGGGGGCCGGCCGGACCTGGACGCCTTCCGGCGGGACCTGAACGCCGAACTGGCCTGCCGCAGCGCCATCAAGAAGCACCACGTCCTTCCGGCCGAACTTGCCCAGTGCCTCCTGGAGGACCTGATGGCCTGCCAGGTCCCCCACACCTGTCCCCATGGCCGCCCCGTCATCAAGAAACTCACCCGGGGCGACCTGGAACGGAGCTTCGGGCGGCGGCTGTAG
- the rfbF gene encoding glucose-1-phosphate cytidylyltransferase: MKTVILAGGLGTRLAEETGVRPKPMVEIGGQPILWHIMNIYAHYGCMEFLVALGYKGELIKQYFLDFRTRTSHLYLDLASGETRFHGSVPPPWKVHLIETGAQTMTGGRILRMREHIGDDPLFMVTYGDGVADVDLGRLLAFHRAHGKLATVTAVRPPARFGDIRLQDGRVMGFAEKPQVGEGWINGGFFVLDRRVLDYIDGDATIWEREPMERLVAEGQLMAYCHEGFWQPMDTIRERTVLEGLWASGNAPWKIWD; this comes from the coding sequence ATCAAGACCGTGATCCTCGCGGGGGGACTGGGGACCCGCCTGGCCGAGGAAACGGGGGTCCGCCCCAAGCCCATGGTGGAAATCGGCGGCCAGCCAATTCTTTGGCACATCATGAACATCTATGCCCATTACGGCTGCATGGAGTTCCTCGTGGCCCTGGGCTACAAGGGCGAACTGATCAAACAGTACTTCCTGGATTTCCGGACCCGCACCTCCCACCTCTACCTGGACCTGGCCAGCGGCGAGACCCGGTTCCACGGATCGGTTCCGCCCCCCTGGAAGGTCCACCTCATCGAGACCGGCGCCCAGACCATGACCGGTGGTCGGATCCTTCGCATGCGGGAGCACATCGGCGATGACCCGCTCTTCATGGTGACCTATGGCGACGGCGTGGCGGACGTGGACCTCGGCCGCCTCCTGGCCTTCCACCGGGCCCACGGCAAGCTGGCGACGGTGACCGCAGTCCGGCCTCCGGCCCGGTTTGGGGATATCCGCCTCCAGGACGGCCGGGTGATGGGTTTCGCCGAAAAGCCCCAGGTGGGCGAGGGCTGGATCAACGGCGGCTTCTTCGTGCTGGACCGGCGGGTGCTGGACTACATCGACGGGGACGCCACCATCTGGGAGCGGGAGCCCATGGAGCGCCTCGTGGCGGAGGGGCAGCTGATGGCCTACTGCCACGAGGGGTTCTGGCAGCCCATGGACACGATCCGCGAGCGGACGGTGCTCGAGGGCCTGTGGGCCTCGGGGAACGCCCCCTGGAAGATCTGGGACTGA
- a CDS encoding peptidoglycan DD-metalloendopeptidase family protein: protein MRSSLLVIALIVSGLSGSLQAAKTSRSATHKVRRGETAARIARDNNLSLSDLEALNPKLDLDRLQAGTQVRVRGAVPRKAETPKEGYRRALRPVPALPATPPTGPSALPHLEQILPVQARDLTADTPAPEESPKLAGIQPVLPPETAAPAPAPQTFQPADPAHLDLLWPVETRTVSSGWGPRMRSKTVKVKSKKKRVRYRGSHKGLDLNAPQGTDVYACMDGVVVTAGRQKGYGNYVMIDHGNGVITLYGHHYRNFVSGGEVVHRGQKIAEVGRTGNATGPHLHFELRVDGEVQNPLPFLNDVEEIPADQIAQNRSAVAPKTRR from the coding sequence ATGCGCAGTTCTCTGCTCGTCATCGCACTCATTGTCTCCGGTCTGTCCGGGAGCCTTCAGGCTGCCAAGACGTCCCGTTCCGCCACCCACAAGGTCCGGAGGGGCGAGACGGCGGCCCGCATCGCCCGGGACAACAACCTGTCCCTGTCGGACCTGGAGGCCCTCAATCCGAAGCTGGACCTGGACCGCCTCCAGGCGGGCACCCAGGTGCGGGTCCGGGGCGCCGTGCCCCGCAAGGCCGAAACCCCGAAGGAGGGGTACCGGCGGGCCCTCCGGCCCGTTCCCGCCCTTCCCGCCACGCCGCCCACCGGCCCCTCGGCCCTCCCCCACCTGGAGCAGATCCTCCCGGTGCAGGCCCGGGACCTGACCGCGGACACCCCGGCGCCCGAGGAAAGCCCCAAGCTGGCCGGCATCCAGCCCGTGCTCCCCCCCGAGACGGCGGCCCCCGCCCCCGCGCCCCAGACCTTCCAGCCGGCGGACCCCGCCCACCTGGACCTGCTCTGGCCCGTGGAGACCCGGACCGTGAGCTCCGGCTGGGGACCCCGCATGCGGTCCAAGACCGTGAAGGTCAAGTCCAAGAAGAAGCGGGTCCGCTATCGCGGCAGCCACAAGGGCCTCGACCTGAACGCCCCCCAGGGCACCGACGTCTACGCCTGCATGGACGGGGTGGTCGTGACCGCCGGCCGCCAGAAGGGCTACGGCAACTACGTGATGATCGACCACGGCAACGGCGTGATCACCCTCTACGGCCACCACTACCGCAACTTCGTCAGCGGGGGCGAGGTCGTCCACCGGGGGCAGAAGATCGCCGAGGTGGGCCGCACCGGCAACGCCACCGGGCCGCATCTCCACTTCGAGCTGCGGGTGGACGGCGAGGTCCAGAATCCCCTCCCGTTCCTGAACGACGTCGAGGAGATCCCCGCCGACCAGATCGCCCAGAACCGCTCCGCGGTGGCCCCCAAGACCCGGCGCTGA
- a CDS encoding dicarboxylate/amino acid:cation symporter has product MTPNGRKPWYRSSTFWIFVGLFLGVLLGGFLPADRHPWAYNVFRFMSKAFISLIKGLIVPLLFSTIVVGIAQTGDVKAVGRMGGKALLYFEVVTTLALVIGLVIANTVQPGAGLVLDPGSHVALAKAKTGWEIALHVFPSNLVQHAAEGDILPVVIFATLFGIGLTRIGDRGAPVLAFFDGVAQTMFKYTDMVMTLTPLGVFGAMAYNVSAMAGGQGTALKGWPAVFHLLRQYSLFVGSLYLALAVLVGLVFVPVMLACGIRVWGFLKAIKDPALTAFSTASSEAALPKLLEEVVRFGVPRRVASFVIPTGYSFNLDGSTLYLVLASLTIAQAAKIPMTLTQQILMVLTFMLTSKGVAGVPRATLVIIAGTCASFGLPGEAGIALLLAVDEINDMARTTVNVVGNGLASVVIAKWEGLFGTEDAMEETA; this is encoded by the coding sequence ATGACGCCCAATGGCCGGAAACCCTGGTACCGATCCAGCACCTTCTGGATCTTCGTGGGGCTCTTCCTGGGCGTCCTGCTCGGGGGGTTCCTGCCGGCGGACCGCCACCCCTGGGCCTACAACGTCTTCCGCTTCATGTCCAAGGCCTTCATCAGCCTCATCAAGGGGCTGATCGTGCCCCTCCTCTTCTCCACCATCGTCGTGGGCATCGCCCAGACCGGGGACGTGAAGGCCGTGGGCCGGATGGGGGGCAAGGCCCTCCTCTACTTCGAGGTGGTGACGACCCTGGCCCTGGTCATCGGGCTGGTGATCGCCAACACGGTCCAGCCGGGGGCGGGGCTCGTCCTGGATCCCGGGAGCCACGTGGCCCTGGCCAAGGCCAAGACCGGGTGGGAGATCGCCCTCCACGTGTTCCCCAGCAACCTGGTCCAGCACGCCGCCGAGGGGGACATCCTCCCCGTGGTCATCTTCGCCACCCTCTTCGGCATCGGCCTGACCCGCATCGGGGACCGGGGCGCCCCGGTGCTGGCCTTCTTCGACGGGGTGGCCCAGACCATGTTCAAGTACACGGACATGGTGATGACCCTCACCCCCCTGGGCGTCTTCGGAGCCATGGCCTACAACGTCAGCGCCATGGCCGGCGGGCAGGGCACCGCCCTGAAGGGCTGGCCGGCGGTGTTCCACCTGCTGCGCCAGTACAGCCTCTTCGTGGGCAGCCTCTACCTGGCCCTGGCCGTCCTCGTGGGCCTGGTCTTCGTGCCGGTGATGCTGGCCTGCGGGATCCGGGTCTGGGGCTTCCTCAAGGCCATCAAGGACCCGGCCCTGACCGCCTTCTCCACCGCCAGCAGCGAGGCCGCCCTGCCCAAGCTCCTGGAGGAGGTGGTACGCTTCGGGGTCCCCCGGCGGGTGGCGAGCTTCGTCATCCCGACGGGCTATTCCTTCAACCTGGACGGATCGACCCTGTACCTGGTCCTGGCTTCCCTGACCATCGCCCAGGCGGCCAAGATCCCCATGACCCTCACGCAACAGATATTGATGGTGCTGACCTTCATGCTCACCTCCAAGGGCGTGGCCGGGGTTCCCCGGGCCACGCTGGTGATCATCGCCGGCACCTGCGCCAGCTTCGGCCTGCCCGGCGAGGCCGGCATCGCCCTGCTGCTGGCGGTTGATGAAATCAATGACATGGCCCGCACCACGGTGAACGTGGTCGGCAATGGCCTCGCCTCCGTGGTCATCGCCAAATGGGAGGGCCTCTTCGGAACGGAGGATGCCATGGAGGAAACGGCGTGA